From a region of the Chitinophaga caseinilytica genome:
- a CDS encoding alpha/beta hydrolase, producing the protein MHTENIVTAGKPLSEATKALIMVHGRGGSAEDILSLAAHLSVKDFALLAPQATNNTWYPQSFLAPPAQNEPWLSAAIDQLKHITDHLERRGIAQENTYFLGFSQGACLTLEFLARNAARYGGAVAFTGGLIGDTIDKSNYNGNFGGTPIFIGSSNPDFHVPVERVQASTAILREMGATVTEKIYDNMGHTISGDEIKLANSLIFS; encoded by the coding sequence ATGCACACCGAAAATATAGTCACGGCCGGGAAACCGCTGTCTGAAGCCACGAAGGCATTGATCATGGTACATGGAAGAGGGGGATCTGCGGAAGACATCCTTTCGCTGGCGGCGCACCTTTCCGTGAAAGACTTTGCCCTGCTGGCGCCCCAGGCCACGAACAATACCTGGTACCCGCAGTCGTTCCTGGCGCCGCCGGCGCAAAACGAGCCCTGGTTATCGGCCGCCATCGATCAATTGAAACACATCACCGACCACCTGGAACGGCGGGGTATTGCGCAGGAAAACACGTATTTCCTCGGGTTCTCGCAGGGCGCTTGCCTCACGCTCGAATTCCTGGCGCGGAACGCCGCACGGTATGGCGGGGCGGTTGCCTTCACGGGTGGCCTCATCGGCGACACGATCGACAAAAGTAATTACAACGGGAATTTTGGCGGAACGCCCATATTCATCGGCAGCTCCAACCCCGACTTTCATGTTCCGGTGGAAAGAGTGCAAGCCTCGACGGCGATTTTGCGGGAGATGGGCGCTACGGTAACGGAAAAGATTTACGACAACATGGGGCATACCATCAGCGGAGACGAAATCAAACTGGCCAATTCGCTGATCTTCAGCTAA
- a CDS encoding ring-cleaving dioxygenase: MEKQILGLHHITAIAADAQKNYDFYTKVLGLRMVKKTVNFDDPGTYHFYYGNEHGTPGTILTFFPWKNIGQGKSGTGMATEIAYAVPSGSLDAWKERFSRHNVAFSETAPRFGETGLSFTDPDGLQLQLVIPAAEDARIPWETAEVKADMATKGFHSTTLSLKQIDATAKVLTDIFGYRLQSQEGNRYRFVTDAVANAGTIDLLELPDGAPGKQAAGTNHHVAFRVANNADQMEYREKVLAGGLQITPQIDRDYFYSLYFREPGGVLFEIATDNPGFTVDEPLDQLGTNLKLPKQYEQYRAAIERELPVIK; encoded by the coding sequence ATGGAAAAACAGATACTGGGCCTTCATCACATCACCGCCATTGCGGCCGATGCCCAAAAGAACTACGATTTCTATACGAAAGTCCTGGGATTGAGAATGGTGAAAAAGACCGTGAATTTCGACGATCCCGGCACCTATCACTTTTATTACGGCAACGAGCACGGCACCCCCGGCACCATACTCACCTTCTTCCCCTGGAAAAACATCGGCCAGGGAAAAAGCGGCACCGGCATGGCCACCGAAATCGCTTACGCCGTGCCCTCCGGCAGCCTCGACGCCTGGAAGGAACGTTTCTCCCGGCACAACGTCGCCTTTTCCGAAACCGCTCCGCGCTTCGGTGAAACGGGCCTTTCGTTCACCGATCCCGACGGGCTTCAGCTCCAGCTGGTGATCCCCGCCGCGGAAGATGCGCGCATTCCCTGGGAAACGGCGGAAGTAAAGGCGGATATGGCGACGAAGGGCTTCCACAGCACCACTTTATCGCTGAAACAGATCGACGCCACGGCGAAAGTCCTGACAGATATCTTCGGATACCGCCTGCAGTCGCAGGAAGGCAACCGCTACCGGTTCGTGACCGATGCCGTGGCCAATGCAGGGACCATCGACCTGCTGGAACTGCCGGACGGAGCGCCGGGCAAACAGGCAGCCGGTACGAACCACCACGTAGCGTTCAGGGTCGCCAATAACGCCGACCAGATGGAATATCGGGAAAAAGTGCTGGCCGGTGGATTGCAGATCACGCCGCAGATCGACCGGGATTATTTCTATTCGCTGTATTTCCGGGAACCGGGCGGCGTGCTGTTCGAGATCGCGACAGACAATCCGGGTTTCACGGTAGACGAGCCGCTCGATCAGCTCGGAACCAACCTGAAACTCCCGAAACAGTACGAACAATACCGGGCTGCCATCGAAAGGGAACTGCCCGTCATAAAATAA
- a CDS encoding pirin family protein — MSQYIHHKADTRGHDRHDWLDSQKTFSFGSYYNPKRMGFGALRVLNDDVLPGGKGFGSHPHDNMEIISIPLKGSLKHDDSAGNSAVAGVGDIQLMHAGSGLFHSEYNNSTEETAEFLQIWVYPEDLNTPPRYALGTLPLAGEKNRMHAFIGPDTAASVRSDTWFSFGSFRNGASHRYDVRKPGNGMYAFVVKGRFSIDGKELAARDGLGIWETAGIDIRALSPDAQLLIMDVPMDFQH, encoded by the coding sequence ATGTCACAATACATCCATCACAAAGCAGATACCCGCGGCCACGACCGCCACGACTGGCTCGACAGTCAGAAAACCTTCAGTTTCGGCAGTTATTACAACCCGAAGCGAATGGGCTTCGGCGCGCTGCGGGTCCTCAACGACGATGTGCTGCCCGGCGGCAAGGGCTTCGGCAGCCACCCGCACGATAATATGGAGATTATCAGCATCCCGCTGAAAGGCAGCCTCAAACACGACGATTCTGCCGGCAACTCGGCCGTAGCGGGCGTGGGCGACATCCAGCTGATGCACGCCGGGAGCGGGCTTTTCCACAGCGAATACAACAACAGTACCGAAGAAACGGCGGAATTCCTCCAGATATGGGTTTACCCCGAAGACCTGAACACACCACCCCGCTATGCGCTGGGCACCTTGCCCCTGGCGGGCGAAAAAAACCGGATGCATGCGTTCATCGGCCCGGATACCGCCGCTTCGGTGCGCAGTGATACCTGGTTCAGCTTCGGTTCGTTCCGAAACGGGGCAAGCCATCGCTACGATGTCCGCAAACCCGGAAATGGCATGTACGCGTTCGTGGTGAAAGGCCGGTTCTCCATCGACGGGAAGGAACTCGCCGCGCGAGACGGGCTCGGTATCTGGGAAACCGCCGGGATCGATATCCGCGCGCTGAGCCCCGACGCGCAATTGCTCATCATGGACGTTCCCATGGATTTTCAACATTAA
- a CDS encoding EthD family reductase, giving the protein MKIYLFLLPAAMLFSCQQNKPAQVPETVKEEAGPADLPETRKGMIKVTILYPNGEGMHFDMDYYKTKHMPMLQRLMGDSLKAVKIDKGLGGRPGEPIPYLAIGYLYFERLSAYESTFGPNAKEILADIPKYTNIKPVVQVSEVLQ; this is encoded by the coding sequence ATGAAAATCTATCTGTTTCTGTTACCGGCGGCGATGTTGTTCAGTTGCCAGCAAAATAAACCGGCCCAGGTGCCGGAAACGGTAAAGGAGGAAGCCGGGCCCGCCGATCTCCCCGAAACCCGGAAAGGCATGATCAAGGTAACGATCCTGTATCCCAACGGGGAAGGCATGCATTTCGATATGGACTATTACAAAACGAAACATATGCCGATGCTGCAACGGTTGATGGGCGATTCCCTGAAAGCCGTCAAAATCGACAAAGGCCTCGGTGGCCGGCCCGGCGAGCCGATCCCTTACCTGGCGATCGGGTACCTGTATTTCGAGCGGCTGTCGGCCTACGAAAGCACGTTTGGCCCCAACGCGAAGGAGATCCTGGCCGATATCCCGAAATATACCAACATCAAGCCGGTGGTCCAGGTGAGTGAAGTGCTGCAATAA
- a CDS encoding amidohydrolase — protein sequence MQTKFPFPVQLLLVLLFAFATACGTKTKGPDIIFVNGDMLTMAGDSAAYVEAIAIQDGKISMAGNKAEVLAAKGDSTSVIDLHGQVLMPAFIDAHGHVTQYATLSVAANLMPQPYGTVMSIPELQKALKDYIAANKIPPGTPVIGNGYDDAVMQEHRHPTAQELDAVTTDHPLYIMHASGHMGVANSVLLKDMQISYDTPDPSGGVIGKDKSAKRLTGKMEENANINALMFLMGKMPPTSPEETFTLLKAAENEWFANGETTICDGRAVPENIRLLMAANDRGLLKGDYIILPDYDTNADSLGNFKPYYNKYHRRVKIGAIKMTFDGSPQGKSAWLTQPYLVPPDGEQAGYKGHPIYSHEAAYKGLKNIFSHGMQAHIHCNGDAAIDEGLSLMDSLKKEGLLTPDMRCVLIHSQVCRADQVPRFKEIGVMPSWFPTHCYLWGDWHLNSVLGKERAERISPLQDGLKHGIRFTIHHDAPVTPPDLLTAVYAAVNRKTRSGVILGPEQRVSPYEALKAITINAAWQWGEENEKGTLETGKKADIIILDKNPLKVDPLAIRSIRVMETFKEGKSVYRAK from the coding sequence ATGCAAACAAAATTCCCCTTCCCGGTACAGTTGCTATTAGTGCTGCTTTTCGCCTTCGCAACGGCCTGTGGCACGAAAACCAAAGGGCCCGACATCATTTTCGTGAACGGCGATATGCTCACCATGGCGGGCGACAGCGCAGCGTACGTGGAAGCCATCGCCATTCAGGACGGGAAGATATCCATGGCCGGTAATAAAGCGGAAGTGCTGGCGGCGAAAGGGGATTCCACTTCCGTGATCGACCTGCACGGACAGGTATTAATGCCGGCGTTCATTGATGCACATGGGCACGTGACGCAGTACGCCACGCTGTCGGTTGCCGCCAACCTCATGCCACAGCCATACGGCACCGTGATGTCTATCCCCGAACTGCAAAAAGCGTTGAAAGATTACATCGCCGCCAACAAAATCCCGCCGGGAACGCCCGTCATCGGTAACGGGTACGACGATGCCGTCATGCAGGAACACCGCCACCCTACCGCGCAGGAACTGGATGCCGTTACCACCGATCATCCCCTGTACATCATGCATGCGTCCGGGCATATGGGCGTGGCGAATTCGGTATTGCTGAAGGATATGCAAATCAGTTACGACACGCCCGATCCTTCCGGCGGCGTTATCGGTAAAGACAAATCGGCAAAACGGCTGACCGGAAAAATGGAGGAAAACGCCAACATCAACGCACTGATGTTCCTCATGGGAAAGATGCCGCCTACTTCGCCCGAGGAAACATTTACATTGCTGAAGGCCGCCGAGAACGAATGGTTTGCGAACGGGGAAACGACGATCTGCGACGGGCGCGCCGTTCCCGAGAACATCCGCCTGCTCATGGCCGCCAACGATCGCGGGCTGCTGAAAGGCGATTACATCATCCTGCCCGATTACGATACCAATGCCGACAGCCTCGGGAATTTCAAACCGTATTACAACAAATATCATCGCCGCGTGAAGATCGGCGCCATCAAAATGACGTTCGACGGTTCACCGCAAGGCAAATCCGCCTGGCTCACGCAGCCCTACCTCGTTCCACCGGATGGCGAGCAGGCCGGGTATAAAGGCCACCCGATCTACTCCCACGAAGCGGCCTACAAAGGCCTGAAAAACATCTTTTCCCACGGCATGCAGGCGCATATCCATTGCAATGGCGATGCGGCGATCGATGAAGGGCTTTCGCTGATGGACAGCCTCAAAAAAGAAGGGCTTTTAACACCCGACATGCGTTGCGTGCTCATCCACAGCCAGGTTTGCCGCGCAGACCAGGTGCCGCGGTTCAAGGAAATCGGCGTTATGCCCAGCTGGTTCCCGACGCATTGCTACCTCTGGGGCGACTGGCACCTGAACAGCGTATTGGGCAAGGAAAGGGCGGAAAGGATCAGTCCACTGCAAGATGGCCTGAAACACGGCATCCGCTTCACGATACACCACGACGCGCCGGTAACCCCGCCCGATCTGCTGACGGCGGTTTACGCGGCCGTTAACCGCAAAACCCGCTCCGGCGTGATCCTGGGGCCGGAACAGCGGGTTAGTCCGTACGAAGCGCTGAAAGCCATTACCATCAACGCCGCGTGGCAATGGGGCGAGGAAAACGAAAAAGGCACGCTGGAAACGGGGAAGAAAGCAGACATCATCATCCTCGATAAAAACCCCTTGAAAGTGGATCCCCTCGCCATCCGAAGCATCCGCGTGATGGAGACGTTCAAGGAAGGAAAATCGGTGTACCGGGCGAAATAG
- a CDS encoding M43 family zinc metalloprotease, which produces MSKFSIRKTLFTGFLYLFGITTLHAQSTQPAFTCGSDILLAKLRDNPAFRSRETGMNQRIRQFTASAQSKAATDYVLPVVFHILNADPSSITDADVAAALQQLNDAYGQTGAFAGARTNTRIQFCLAKTDPDGGKTTGILRAKTYLGDFDADMEGGDVTAMGRWDGSRYINIWVVEDIKSEFMQNFECGKWRRLKMGGYASAGGDIVVAGLGVGVMAHEMGHYLSLLHTFAAMDCKNNDCATDGDMVCDTPPDKSINGGFACSDPENSCHTDTLSGFTTDVPDLPDNFMDYGGGSGCVSSFTEGQAERMRNFIATSLPGMIGSTLCSEPCADAVKAGFTRDIDFPVMGNTVQFTNTSTGATRYEWWVNGQLEATTTDFSLLTDKKQNYHVALRAYTATVGCFATHHQTVQVSCGVVARFYPDKRKIASKENVELDSILFTNRSENATAFRWLMRNDKGMMEQSVSTDKDLRYIFKVPGTYTVRLEATDGSCTDTTNAFTFTVDDPTADGAIYVRSVDCYDKDKIRVSLYFYNFGYKEIPAKTPVSFYDRDPRLPGARLLGSPYLIPYALKGKCPSYLETTIIAAGRSDFDTVVAVLNDTGSIVPLTFPNTGIDESNYGNNFNFTKNFRFKVKIVTDEFTLQPGEQVTFSPEPDRGGDIAAGKWDLPEYLSCSDCIGPVFTAPYRKGTQLIKTFIAESKYKCYDTATVTLNLPIVDDYTVKIDGSECAASGQVHVDFTICNQYAKGNIPPGLEVVFYDGDPAQPGAHRLGNAFQTGQFSGGACETFDRVIPGTATGKLFAIVNPAASVAETGPANNLHSAQHHGPIATVYPGDTTVIRKHSYPLHFTTEHFTPASYRWSIESGTSELSCKTCLAPDIRVLDTSVVKLVLTNRFGCTTSATAKAQQFPADLTVQIRDVKCYDNNRTYVKFQVCMQNGYDVVYGGIPVTFYDGPTARALATTFVPASQTANCVMVQYIIPTPASGEVVARVNDPGQSAAAPLVESDFTNNEHAESPLPFIVRFPEPGSLISPRPAGPLRLQPLLTGGPARNWQWEPALGLSCTTCEQPIVNRTGSSMQYRVTATNEFFCTSTAVFDLKTFIRKTVEMPTAFSPNKDGVNDVFYVIGSLNIKTVKDFIIYDRWGRSFFERHNIPANDRQFGWDGTGIKGPASAATYVYFVQVLLDDDRIETFTGTVILIR; this is translated from the coding sequence ATGAGCAAATTTTCGATCCGGAAGACCCTGTTCACCGGTTTCCTGTATTTATTCGGCATCACCACCTTACACGCACAATCGACGCAACCGGCCTTCACCTGCGGATCAGACATCCTGCTGGCCAAACTGCGCGACAATCCCGCTTTCCGTTCCCGCGAAACGGGCATGAACCAACGCATCCGTCAATTTACGGCCAGCGCGCAAAGCAAAGCCGCAACCGATTATGTGCTGCCCGTCGTTTTTCATATCCTCAACGCCGACCCCTCGTCCATAACGGACGCAGACGTGGCCGCGGCGCTCCAGCAACTGAACGACGCCTACGGCCAAACGGGCGCTTTCGCCGGGGCCAGGACCAACACGCGCATTCAGTTCTGCCTCGCCAAAACCGACCCCGACGGTGGCAAAACCACCGGCATCCTCCGCGCCAAAACCTACCTCGGCGATTTCGACGCCGACATGGAAGGCGGCGACGTTACCGCCATGGGGCGCTGGGACGGCAGCCGGTACATCAATATCTGGGTGGTGGAAGACATCAAGTCCGAATTCATGCAAAACTTCGAATGCGGGAAATGGCGTCGACTGAAAATGGGCGGATATGCCAGCGCCGGCGGAGATATCGTAGTGGCGGGCCTTGGCGTGGGCGTAATGGCCCACGAAATGGGGCATTACCTCAGTTTGCTGCACACTTTCGCGGCGATGGACTGCAAGAATAACGATTGTGCAACGGATGGCGATATGGTGTGCGATACGCCGCCAGACAAATCCATCAACGGCGGTTTCGCCTGCAGCGATCCGGAGAATAGCTGTCACACCGATACGCTTTCCGGCTTCACGACGGACGTGCCCGACCTCCCGGACAACTTCATGGATTATGGCGGCGGCAGCGGCTGTGTTTCTTCTTTCACGGAAGGACAGGCAGAACGGATGCGCAACTTCATTGCCACGTCGCTTCCCGGGATGATCGGCAGCACCTTGTGCAGCGAGCCCTGTGCAGACGCGGTGAAGGCAGGATTTACGCGGGATATCGATTTTCCGGTGATGGGGAACACCGTTCAATTTACCAATACATCCACCGGCGCAACGCGGTACGAGTGGTGGGTGAACGGCCAGCTCGAAGCTACCACGACGGATTTCAGCCTGCTCACGGATAAAAAACAAAACTACCACGTGGCGCTGCGCGCCTATACCGCTACCGTGGGATGTTTCGCGACACACCATCAAACAGTGCAGGTGAGCTGCGGCGTGGTGGCACGGTTTTACCCGGATAAAAGGAAAATCGCCTCGAAGGAAAATGTGGAATTGGACAGCATCCTTTTCACCAACCGCTCCGAAAACGCGACGGCTTTCCGGTGGCTGATGCGGAATGATAAGGGGATGATGGAACAGTCAGTGAGCACGGACAAAGACCTCCGGTATATTTTCAAAGTGCCCGGCACCTACACCGTACGGCTGGAAGCTACCGACGGCAGCTGTACCGACACTACGAACGCGTTCACTTTTACGGTAGACGACCCCACGGCCGATGGCGCCATTTATGTCCGCTCGGTGGACTGTTACGACAAGGATAAAATCCGCGTGTCCCTGTATTTCTACAACTTCGGCTACAAGGAAATCCCGGCGAAAACGCCTGTCTCCTTCTACGACCGCGACCCTCGCCTGCCGGGGGCCCGGCTGCTGGGGAGCCCTTACCTTATCCCGTACGCATTGAAAGGCAAATGCCCCTCCTATCTCGAAACCACGATCATCGCCGCGGGCCGTTCGGATTTCGACACCGTGGTGGCGGTGCTCAACGATACGGGCAGCATCGTGCCGCTGACGTTCCCCAATACCGGGATCGATGAATCCAACTACGGCAACAATTTCAATTTTACCAAAAACTTCCGGTTCAAGGTCAAGATCGTCACCGACGAATTCACTTTGCAGCCCGGCGAGCAGGTGACTTTTTCCCCGGAGCCCGACCGCGGCGGCGATATCGCCGCAGGAAAATGGGACCTTCCTGAATACCTCAGCTGCAGCGATTGCATCGGGCCGGTATTTACCGCACCTTACCGGAAAGGGACGCAACTCATTAAAACCTTCATTGCGGAAAGCAAATACAAATGTTACGATACGGCCACCGTTACCCTGAACCTCCCTATCGTGGACGATTACACGGTGAAGATCGATGGCTCGGAATGCGCTGCCAGCGGCCAGGTGCATGTGGATTTCACGATCTGCAACCAGTACGCGAAAGGGAATATCCCCCCGGGCCTGGAAGTTGTATTTTATGACGGGGACCCCGCGCAGCCGGGGGCCCATCGACTGGGAAATGCTTTCCAGACCGGGCAGTTCAGCGGCGGCGCCTGCGAAACTTTCGACCGGGTGATCCCGGGAACGGCCACGGGCAAGCTCTTCGCGATCGTGAACCCCGCCGCTTCCGTTGCGGAAACAGGGCCCGCCAATAACCTTCATTCGGCGCAGCACCACGGACCGATCGCTACGGTTTATCCCGGAGACACGACCGTTATCCGCAAACACAGCTATCCCTTACATTTCACCACGGAACATTTCACACCGGCAAGCTACCGGTGGAGTATCGAGTCGGGAACTTCCGAACTGAGCTGCAAAACCTGTCTGGCGCCGGATATCAGGGTGCTGGACACGTCTGTCGTGAAACTGGTGCTCACGAACCGGTTTGGCTGCACCACATCCGCCACCGCGAAGGCGCAGCAATTCCCGGCAGATCTCACCGTCCAAATCCGCGACGTCAAATGTTACGACAACAACCGCACCTACGTTAAGTTCCAGGTGTGCATGCAAAACGGTTACGATGTGGTGTACGGCGGCATCCCGGTTACATTTTATGATGGGCCGACTGCCCGCGCATTGGCCACCACGTTCGTTCCGGCGTCTCAAACCGCCAATTGCGTGATGGTGCAGTACATCATTCCCACACCGGCTTCCGGCGAAGTAGTGGCGCGGGTAAACGATCCCGGACAAAGCGCGGCAGCTCCGCTCGTCGAATCGGATTTTACCAATAATGAACATGCGGAGAGCCCCCTGCCATTTATCGTCAGATTCCCGGAACCAGGCTCCCTTATATCGCCCCGGCCGGCCGGCCCGCTTCGCCTGCAACCCTTGCTCACCGGCGGCCCCGCACGTAACTGGCAGTGGGAGCCCGCACTGGGACTGTCCTGCACAACATGCGAACAGCCCATCGTCAACCGCACCGGTTCTTCCATGCAATACCGCGTTACGGCCACCAATGAGTTTTTCTGTACTTCCACCGCCGTTTTCGACCTCAAAACCTTCATCCGCAAAACCGTCGAAATGCCGACCGCGTTCTCGCCGAACAAAGACGGCGTGAACGATGTATTCTACGTGATCGGCAGCCTGAACATCAAAACCGTAAAGGATTTCATCATTTACGACCGATGGGGCAGATCGTTCTTCGAAAGACATAACATCCCGGCCAACGACCGCCAATTCGGCTGGGACGGCACCGGGATCAAGGGCCCGGCCAGTGCGGCCACCTACGTTTATTTCGTCCAGGTGCTGCTGGACGATGACCGCATCGAAACGTTTACAGGAACGGTGATACTTATCCGATAA
- a CDS encoding aldo/keto reductase: protein MIFERLILGTAGIGGIWGPVEPAASVETVLLAMELGIGAIDTAPAYAQAEQFVGEALRQWRRPLPAISSKVGRLPGTTAYDGHYDYSRDAMFRSAAASLEKLGIPELDVLFLHDPAQIPQNDFERVVEVMVELKDRGYARHIGIGGNPPLYAWPWLVDDTFSVLMEYNRLNACHTPALETSLPAALAAGKRYYAASPLNMGALGRPFAEFSRNPPAWLPESDITAARSLHLLAESEGLALRTMAHRFLLSFPPEFNIVIGPSNPEELRATLGDFTAGPLSAPLFQKILQSSKEKSLT, encoded by the coding sequence ATGATATTTGAAAGGTTAATACTTGGCACTGCCGGCATCGGCGGCATCTGGGGACCGGTGGAGCCGGCGGCGTCCGTTGAAACGGTGCTGCTGGCGATGGAACTGGGCATCGGGGCGATAGATACCGCTCCCGCCTACGCGCAGGCCGAACAGTTCGTCGGCGAAGCGCTCCGGCAATGGCGGCGCCCGCTGCCAGCCATCAGCTCCAAGGTAGGCCGGCTGCCCGGGACCACAGCGTACGACGGGCATTACGATTACAGCCGCGACGCCATGTTCCGCAGCGCGGCGGCTTCGCTGGAAAAACTGGGTATCCCGGAGCTGGACGTTCTCTTCCTCCACGATCCCGCACAAATCCCGCAAAACGATTTCGAAAGGGTGGTGGAAGTGATGGTGGAACTGAAAGACCGTGGTTACGCCCGTCATATCGGGATCGGCGGCAACCCGCCCCTGTACGCCTGGCCATGGCTGGTAGATGATACCTTCAGCGTGCTGATGGAATACAACCGCCTCAACGCCTGCCACACCCCCGCGCTGGAAACCTCCCTGCCCGCGGCCCTCGCTGCCGGCAAACGTTATTACGCCGCCAGTCCGCTGAACATGGGCGCCCTCGGCCGCCCGTTCGCCGAATTCTCCCGCAATCCGCCCGCATGGCTGCCCGAAAGCGACATCACCGCCGCCCGGAGCCTCCACCTGCTGGCCGAAAGCGAAGGGCTCGCACTGCGCACCATGGCACATCGCTTCCTGCTGTCTTTTCCACCGGAATTCAACATCGTCATCGGCCCGTCTAACCCGGAAGAACTACGGGCAACCCTCGGCGACTTCACCGCCGGGCCGTTATCAGCCCCGCTATTCCAGAAAATTCTACAATCGAGCAAGGAGAAATCACTGACATGA
- a CDS encoding enolase C-terminal domain-like protein, with translation MNTINDQIFNITRVKVTVLEPVPAVTPFQDATMGPFLTFGLAVISLEDEHGIVGEAPVFSSYTNILESCFLPILLHGGGIPYEELYHKLYWSIRNEGFRGAAAAMLGQIDFALHDLAARRAGRPLHRYLGAEKNDVKIYGSGGGTNYTYAQLETEVSYFLGKGVDCYKMKIGKDFGGRPQEDAERVRFVRSLLGPDVQLAVDVNQVWQADQALRFLDETAACNIAWIEEPVHSAGMEHIHRVCAGSPVKVAFGESERTSRMFPTLLKAGVKHLQPVPTQIGGVREWAEVRDMALRNGADFSSGGYSLYTAGLMATAPDSCRVEYLYPIMSGLEKYFSVRPEWRPGGWSLPDIEGSPVRIDWDYWSRAGKITRSVTWDAADMAAYRPNVIL, from the coding sequence ATGAACACGATCAACGACCAGATTTTCAATATCACCCGCGTAAAAGTTACCGTGCTGGAGCCCGTGCCGGCCGTTACGCCCTTCCAGGACGCTACCATGGGCCCTTTCCTCACGTTCGGCCTCGCCGTGATCTCGCTGGAAGACGAGCACGGCATCGTGGGCGAAGCGCCGGTTTTCAGCAGCTACACCAATATCCTGGAGTCCTGCTTCCTGCCGATCCTGCTGCACGGGGGAGGCATTCCTTACGAAGAATTATATCATAAGCTATATTGGTCGATTCGGAACGAAGGGTTCCGCGGCGCCGCGGCTGCCATGCTGGGGCAAATCGATTTTGCCCTGCACGACCTCGCCGCAAGGCGCGCCGGCCGGCCGTTGCACCGCTATCTCGGCGCGGAAAAGAACGACGTGAAAATCTATGGCAGCGGCGGCGGCACCAACTATACCTATGCCCAGCTGGAAACGGAGGTCAGTTACTTCCTCGGGAAAGGCGTGGATTGCTATAAAATGAAGATCGGCAAGGATTTCGGCGGGCGGCCGCAGGAAGACGCTGAACGCGTCCGGTTCGTTCGCAGCCTCCTGGGGCCCGATGTGCAATTGGCCGTAGACGTAAACCAGGTCTGGCAGGCAGACCAGGCCCTCCGTTTCCTCGACGAAACCGCCGCCTGCAACATCGCGTGGATCGAGGAGCCGGTGCACTCCGCCGGCATGGAGCACATCCATCGTGTATGCGCAGGATCGCCGGTGAAAGTCGCTTTCGGTGAATCGGAACGCACCTCGCGGATGTTCCCCACGCTGCTGAAAGCCGGCGTCAAACACCTCCAACCCGTGCCCACCCAGATCGGCGGTGTGCGCGAATGGGCGGAAGTGCGGGACATGGCATTGCGCAACGGGGCCGATTTTTCCTCCGGCGGATATTCACTGTACACGGCAGGCCTCATGGCCACGGCACCCGATTCCTGCCGCGTGGAATACCTGTACCCGATCATGTCCGGACTGGAGAAATATTTCAGCGTCCGGCCGGAATGGCGCCCGGGTGGCTGGTCGCTCCCGGATATCGAAGGGTCGCCGGTGCGCATCGACTGGGATTACTGGTCACGCGCCGGGAAAATCACCCGGTCTGTTACCTGGGACGCGGCAGATATGGCCGCCTATCGACCGAATGTCATTTTGTAA